In the genome of Dioscorea cayenensis subsp. rotundata cultivar TDr96_F1 chromosome 1, TDr96_F1_v2_PseudoChromosome.rev07_lg8_w22 25.fasta, whole genome shotgun sequence, one region contains:
- the LOC120260836 gene encoding uncharacterized protein LOC120260836: protein MAKTSSSPLNLLLLLSPLSFLLSMAQSPIPAHYDGFLYGAVSPWEASVLVEAFMDPMCPDSRDAWPSLKQAFQHYSPLVSLIVHPFPLPYHDNSYLTCRALHIANMLNISTTFPLLEFFFDHQKKWSNSATQYMSKQSIINDITKHVSLVIGNSSISAFQSGFADSHTDKAARVSFRYGCSRGVAGTPYFFVNGFLLPGGGSALDYKQWRKIIDPLLTRAEGQIESTII from the exons ATGGCGAAAACCTCAAGCTCTCCTCtcaacctcctcctcctcttatCCCCCCTCTCTTTCCTTCTCTCAATGGCTCAATCTCCGATTCCGGCGCACTACGATGGCTTCCTCTACGGCGCAGTCAGCCCATGGGAAGCATCCGTGCTGGTCGAGGCGTTCATGGATCCGATGTGCCCGGATAGCAGAGATGCATGGCCTTCTCTCAAGCAAGCTTTTCAACACTACTCCCCGCTTGTGTCTCTCATCGTCCATCCATTCCCTCTCCC TTACCATGACAACTCATATCTTACTTGTCGTGCGCTTCATATTGCAAACATGTTGAATATATCGACGACATTTCCTTTACTGGAGTTCTTCTTTGACCATCAG AAAAAATGGTCTAATTCAGCAACGCAATACATGAGCAAACAATCTATAATCAACGATATCACAAAGCATGTCTCGCTGGTCATTGGGAATTCCTCAATATCTGCATTTCAGTCTGGTTTTGCAGATTCTCATACTGATAAAGCAGCAAGAGTTTCCTTCAGG tatggGTGTTCAAGAGGAGTTGCTGGAACTCCGTATTTCTTCGTTAATGGTTTCCTGCTGCCTGGTGGTGGCTCAGCTCTTGATTACAAACAATGGCGAAAGATCATCGACCCGTTGTTGACCCGTGCAGAGGGACAAATAGAGAGTACGATAATTTGA